In Lolium rigidum isolate FL_2022 chromosome 7, APGP_CSIRO_Lrig_0.1, whole genome shotgun sequence, the DNA window GGCATAAGGTGTTTTTGTTGCATACCGTTGCATAGCGTAATTGCTTCATTAACCCAACATACTTTGCGATGAATGGATAAAAGAAAACTTGATTCACAAAAataccaaagcctacaagataaaATGAATATTCTCATAAGGTAAAGGAACACAAAGCCAGTGCTACATGTAATAGGTAAAGGAAATATGATATGTAAGTGTTTATTTTAATCATTTTATAATGACTGTCTAGACTATATTGCATAATGAACATATTATATTGTCTAAGGAAACATACCCGATATAGCTAGGACAATCCCAACATCCTGAGATGTAAAACTCAATCCACGGTACTTTCTGTTGCTCACAGCCCAGAGCGAAAATATCTAGAGATGGAATTTACGTAAATATGTGAAATTGCTTCAGTTCCCTCATTTGGTTGTTATATATACGAGAGATAAGGTGAATACACACCTATTTCCTTACTAAATCTTGTTGATATGTTCAATAGTACTATATaaacaaaaaattcacacgtacgtcttcacgtgctacgcgttcAGAAAgtcatttcataaaaaataaacttatcatatgacgtgtgtaaaaaagacaaaattcagtgctacaaacaatgcttttcacctgataagttttctcttttttacataggccacaaaaaatattattttttcgtgaaacttgacgcacacacatatattatgaagatgtacatgtataattttttatcaaattttttccacacttcgaaatatgttttgttgatagagggagcatacgcacccgggagccgaattgaatttccgctataTAAAGCTTTACCTCACTATAAGCAACATCATAGAGAGCAAACACACTGTAGAGGATTATTGCTGACATCAACTGCCAGTTCTTGAGCAGACTCTTTGTAGATATCGTTCTTATTGATTTACATTGTTCATATTTCCCATATTCCAATACGCTTGAATTAGTAACTTGTGCCTCCATTGTATCAATATCTTCTACATTGTCATCATGATGCATATGCAAAGTTTCCTAAATAAAGCATTTATTAAGTAGTAATTCATGGTAGAGAAAGAACCATAGAagttgtcaaataaaaagaaCCATATGGAGATGTAGTGGGCCCATACCGGAAGCCAAATGCATGCAATACATGCTCCTGCCGCTAGGACTGATATGGCGAAGCAAGGGAGAAAATATGGAAACCTAAATATACATGTAGTTGAAAGGTTATCTTATGGCATATGTGGTGTAAAAATACTTATGTCGGGAAAATAGTTGAGGGGTTATTTACTTTCCAAATATAGATTCCTCTGTGAAAATACTGGGGTACTTCTTTGCAGGCTGAAACAAGATTTAAATATACACAATGGTTGTTAGCATACAAGATAACTAATTAGTTTCTAAGGGGAGAGCTTATTTTCAGAATTTCAACAAAAATTATGCTATGACTTTGAATAGTTAAGTATCTCTGTGAAGACTCACTTTGACTAAACAATTTctgaacattacaattctctgtaAGTGGCTATGttgtgaaagttgttgacctattGGTATATTCTTTTATTTTGCGCCAACTCGTAGATGATATATTACTTCCAAGCTCTACATCATGGCTACAAATAATTATATCTGCTGAAATAATGACTTGTTGGAGTACCATTTTATGCATGTTCTACATTTCCTTGTTGTAACTTATGCTTAGTTTGATATAATGCTTAAGTTGCAATGGGAATTATGCCTGGATAGTTCTGTATTTCAAAAAAATATACTCAAAGGCCCCTGATCCTCACTTGTGAAAGAAATCCTCCAATAGCCGGTCCAATAACAAAAGCCATTGCTCGTGAAGATGTAACCTATGATTCAATGCCGGACAAGTATCTAATAATATTAGTGATATAAACATGATAACGTTTGGcctttattaaaaaaaatgaatCTGATAGTCGAAAACACTACTTAAGAAGACATATTATTCTTACAAGAGAAATTCCTAGAGCTTGGTGTTCTTTCCTGCAGACTTCTGAAGCGTAGGCCTGGAATGTATATGCAATCATGAGCTTTGAAAAAGTAAGTAGAATTTGCTGCATTAATCTCTAACACTCACAAATACCTTGATTGGCCCTAACATACCACAAAGTAACCCAAGTAGCCCCCTCGTTACAATTGCCATCCAGTAAGTCGTGCTAAGGCCAAAGAGTGTATTAAATATGATCCTGGGACATTGGAAGAAGTTGAATATGATTTAGTTAGGTTTATTTAAATAGTGTATGGAATATGTTCTAATGATGCAACATAATCTGCCATACACAGAGAGAATACTGATCAGAATGCAAGGCTTCCTTCCATATTTGTCAGCAAACATGCCCCATGGCACAGAACTAAAGGTTCTTGCAAGGTAATAAGTACCACCTGGATACATATAGTATATAATCAGAAAATAATAATCGAAACTAGAAGTTGTCCTATAGCGCTATTAAGGTCTACTGCTCTATTGAATATACTTGTAGACTTTGCCTTATTTATGAAATAGTTATAGCATCCTACTCTATGTATTTATATCAATGCAAATGGAAAATGCTCACCAACAAAACCTGCATAGAACCCAATCCCAATGTCTTGTTCGTGCTTTGCGACTCCCAAGTCTCTGATCTGTCATACCATAAGAACAGTGAGTACATGATTGGTTATAGTGGGTATGAAATAAACAATAAACGACCTGCATGTAATAGAGATAAGTTTTTGAATTGTTACAATAACTCTTCGTACCATGAAGTATATATAGGGAAACAACGACAAAATCGGTAGCgctgaaaaaaaaggaaatatattaGTTACCAGGGATATATCAcaatgctggtatatatatatatatatatatatatagagacgcGCTATTTGACTCCCTGGGGGCAGAATACTTATTCTGCACCCGGGCCATCCATCCGACCCGAGGCTGGGCACTCGAGCCAGTTCTGCACCCCGCAAGTCTCTTTCTGTAACCAACTGTCGTAAAAATACATGCATGCAGCGTAAGAAAACGATTAGCTGTGAGATGACTGGAAAAGGCCTTCGCAGGCAAGCCCACAAACCACATTTTCTTCCTACGTAATATTATTTGCGCACGATGCAAAAGGCAACAGGCCCAACGTAAGATAATTATATTCGTGAGCCTTACATTGAATTCCGGCTGtgcataaccgaactgaaaccgaaaaccg includes these proteins:
- the LOC124673095 gene encoding probable peptide/nitrate transporter At3g43790, yielding MTDSERNNIVIDVPPLLPHARGVKLCKEGCPGCKLDEINKIKTGIPYFNFFYIWVVSLCSALPILSLFPYIYFMIRDLGVAKHEQDIGIGFYAGFVGGTYYLARTFSSVPWGMFADKYGRKPCILISILSVIIFNTLFGLSTTYWMAIVTRGLLGLLCGMLGPIKAYASEVCRKEHQALGISLVTSSRAMAFVIGPAIGGFLSQPAKKYPSIFTEESIFGKFPYFLPCFAISVLAAGACIACIWLPETLHMHHDDNVEDIDTMEAQVTNSSVLEYGKYEQCKSIRTISTKSLLKNWQLMSAIILYSVFALYDVAYSEIFSLWAVSNRKYRGLSFTSQDVGIVLAISGFGIFVNQVFFYPFIAKYVGLMKQLRYATVLSIVLLTTYPFMANLYGMELKVVINIASLLKNIFSTAITVVCNILQNNAVTQEQRGLANGIAVTLMSLFRAIGPAAAGTLFSWAQKNITGLFLSGDTILFLLLNVVPLIGLLLTFKSFFSRSSPVK